One window of Perca fluviatilis chromosome 12, GENO_Pfluv_1.0, whole genome shotgun sequence genomic DNA carries:
- the LOC120569649 gene encoding E3 ubiquitin-protein ligase TRIM39-like: MATAGSMLTEEQLLCPICLDLFNQPVSTPCGHNFCRDCIQGYWQSANLSQCPMCKQKFCRRPELKVNTFISEVASRFKNSLKKKDGNEASTVAQYSGHKDVVLCDVCVGKGVKALKSCLDCLASFCETHLEPHHVLGTFKNHHLINPMMNMQDRVCEKHKKLLHLFCKTDQTYVCQICIKGDHNAHHTVPIEDESRDRKAQIGRINAEVEEMIHGRLEKISEINQTVELSRENTEREIEESLQVFNNLLHFVQRGQAEVVELIRAKQRQVKGRARGLIMELEQEIDELGRRNAELEQLSHTEDNLYLIWSFSAFSTLPATKDWSDTCVESVVYVGTVRRAVRRVACQLEEIVKAEVKRLCKTEFQRAQQCAVDVTLDPDTAHPKLMLSENKKQVYHGDVALNLPDNPERFYPGVSVLGKEGFSSGRLYFEVQVKGKTEWDIGVGLQSINRKGGNTLNPETGYWALGMRKDKSYWALSSTPTLLPLVGKPQRLGVYVDMEWGQVSFYDVDSASHIYSFTGYSFNERLFPYFNPRRNHGGVNSAPLIILPVNA, from the coding sequence ATGGCTACTGCTGGCAGTATGCTCACTGAAGAGCAGCTTCTTTGCCCCATCTGTCTGGATTTGTTCAACCAACCAGTCTCCACTCCATGTGGGCACAACTTCTGCAGGGACTGCATACAAGGATACTGGCAGAGCGCTAATCTGTCGCAATGCCCCATGTGCAAGCAAAAGTTCTGCAGGAGGCCTGAGCTCAAAGTTAACACCTTCATATCGGAGGTGGCTTCTCGGTTCAAGAATTCATTGAAAAAGAAAGACGGAAATGAAGCCAGTACCGTGGCCCAATATTCAGGCCATAAAGATGTTgttttgtgtgatgtgtgtgttggaaAAGGAGTCAAGGCTCTTAAATCATGCCTGGACTGTTTGGCCTCCTTCTGTGAGACTCACCTGGAGCCCCATCATGTTCTAGGCACCTTCAAGAACCACCACCTGATCAACCCCATGATGAACATGCAAGACAGAGTGTGTGAGAAGCACAAAAAACTCCTGCACCTGTTTTGTAAAACTGACCAGACGTATGTGTGCCAGATCTGCATTAAGGGAGACCACAATGCTCATCACACTGTACCTATAGAGGATGAGAGCAGAGACAGGAAGGCTCAAATTGGAAGGATAAATGCAGAGGTGGAAGAAATGATCCACGGCCGGCTCGAGAAAATCAGCGAAATCAATCAAACCGTTGAGCTCAGCAGAGAAAACACCGAAAGAGAGATTGAGGAGAGTTTGCAAGTCTTCAACAATCTGCTCCACTTTGTCCAGAGAGGTCAAGCTGAGGTGGTGGAGCTGATTCGTGCAAAGCAGAGGCAAGTTAAAGGCAGGGCCAGGGGACTCATCAtggagctggagcaggagatcgATGAGCTGGGGCGGAGAAACGCTGAGCTGGAGCAGCTCTCCCACACCGAAGACAACCTCTACCTTATCTGGAGCTTTTCAGCTTTCTCCACACTGCCAGCAACCAAAGACTGGTCTGACACCTGCGTAGAGAGTGTTGTGTATGTGGGCACGGTGAGGAGAGCAGTCAGGAGAGTAGCGTGTCAGCTGGAGGAGATAGTaaaggctgaggtgaagaggcTATGCAAGACTGAATTTCAGAGGGCTCAGCAGtgtgctgtggatgtgactctgGACCCTGATACAGCTCATCCCAAACTGATGCTgtctgaaaacaaaaaacaggtcTATCATGGTGATGTAGCGCTGAACCTCCCCGACAACCCAGAGAGATTTTATCCCGGTGTCAGTGTTTTGGGAAAGGAGGGTTTCTCCTCTGGAAGGTTGTACTTTGAGGTCCAGGTGAAAGGCAAGACAGAGTGGGATATTGGAGTTGGGCTTCAATCCATCAACAGAAAAGGAGGGAATACACTAAACCCTGAAACAGGCTACTGGGCCCTGGGGATGAGAAAGGACAAAAGCTACTGGGCCCTCAGCAGCACTCCTACCCTTTTGCCGCTGGTCGGGAAGCCCCAGAGACTCGGGGTGTATGTAGATATGGAGTGGGGGCAGGTTTCTTTTTACGATGTGGACTCTGCTTCACATATCTACTCATTCACTGGATACTCATTCAATGAAAGACTGTTCCCCTACTTTAACCCTCGGCGTAATCATGGCGGAGTCAACTCTGCTCCTCTGATCATCTTGCCTGTCAACGCCTGA